A genome region from Macrotis lagotis isolate mMagLag1 chromosome 4, bilby.v1.9.chrom.fasta, whole genome shotgun sequence includes the following:
- the LOC141520454 gene encoding large ribosomal subunit protein eL43-like, which yields TTKKVGSVGKYGTRYGATLRKMVKKIEISQHAKYTCSLCGKTKMKRWAVGIWHCGSCMKTVAGGAWTYNTTSAVTVKSAIRRLKELKDQ from the coding sequence ACTACAAAGAAGGTCGGGAGTGTTGGTAAATATGGAACACGTTATGGTGCAACCCTCagaaaaatggtgaaaaaaattgaaattagccAGCATGCCAAGTATACCTGCTCCTTGTGTGGCAAGACCAAAATGAAGAGATGGGCCGTGGGTATCTGGCATTGTGGATCCTGTATGAAAACAGTAGCTGGTGGTGCGTGGACATACAATACCACCTCTGCAGTCACAGTCAAATCTGCCATCAGAAGACTGAAGGAATTGAAAGACCAGTAA